A section of the Lampris incognitus isolate fLamInc1 chromosome 8, fLamInc1.hap2, whole genome shotgun sequence genome encodes:
- the chek1 gene encoding serine/threonine-protein kinase Chk1, which produces MAVPFVQDWDVVQTLGEGAYGEVRLLVNRKTEEVVAVKVIDTSQAKECAENVQKEVCINKRLTHPNIVRFFGHRKEGPTVYLFLEYCSGGELFDRIEPDVGMAEKDAQNFFKQLIAAMEYLHEMGITHRDIKPENILLDDKDNLKLSDFGLATLFRHRGKERLLYRLCGTLPYVAPELLTQKEFKAQPVDVWACGIVLTAMLAGELPWDQPTESCQEYTHWLQKKTYLPPWKKIHPTPLSLLSKLLFASPKGRITISDIKKDCWFTRNYRAGETLPVDSVCSSKKLCQTDSVHNSAAKSDERVQFSSSQPDPPADCMWEAMLFIGEAGGQVSFSQPAKPEHMLLGSQLIGTPGASQTPWQRLVRRMTRFFTTVDFDSSFAALRDACISEGFTIKHTCTNEVTLSTLDKRNNKLIFKVHLLAMNQRVLLDFRLSKGDGLEFKRLFLKIKQKLGDIISTQKITLPIT; this is translated from the exons ATGGCCGTGCCTTTTGTGCAGGACTGGGACGTGGTTCAGACACTGGGAGAAGGAGCTTACGGGGA AGTGAGGTTGTTGGTGAACAGAAAGACTGAGGAAGTAGTGGCAGTGAAGGTGATCGATACATCTCAGGCAAAGGAGTGTGCTGAAAATGTCCAAAAGGAGGTGTGCATCAACAAA CGTCTCACCCACCCCAACATCGTCCGTTTTTTTGGCCATCGAAAAGAGGGACCAACTGTCTATCTCTTCTTGGAGTATTGTTCTGGAGGAGAGCTGTTTGACAGGATAG AACCAGATGTGGGGATGGCAGAGAAAGATGCTCAAAATTTTTTCAAGCAGCTAATAGCTGCCATG GAGTACCTTCATGAGATGGGTATCACCCACAGGGATATAAAGCCTGAGAACATTTTATTGGATGACAAGG ATAACCTGAAGCTGTCGGATTTTGGTTTAGCCACCTTGTTTCGTCACAGAGGCAAAGAGCGTCTTCTGTACAGGCTCTGTGGGACACTTCCATACGTTGCACCAGAACTTCTCACCCAGAAAGAGTTCAAAGCCCAACCTGTGGATGTTTGGGCCTGTGGAATAGTACTCACTGCAATGCTTGCTGGGG agTTACCATGGGACCAGCCGACCGAAAGCTGTCAAGAATATACGCATTGGCTCCAGAAGAAAACCTATTTACCACCTTGGAAGAAGATACATCCAACACCTCTAA GTTTGCTGTCCAAGTTACTGTTTGCCAGCCCAAAGGGACGAATCACGATCTCGGACATTAAAAAAGACTGTTGGTTTACGCGGAATTACAGAGCAG GTGAAACGTTGCCGGTGGATTCTGTTTGCTCATCAAAAAAACTTTGCCAAACAGATTCAGTACATAATTCCGCAGCTAAAAg TGATGAAAGAGTTCAGTTCTCTAGCTCACAGCCTGACCCTCCGGCAGACTGTATGTGGGAAGCCATGTTGTTCATTGGGGAAGCAGGGGGGCAGGTTAGCTTTTCCCAGCCTGCCAAGCCTGAGCATATGCTGCTGGGTAGTCAGCTCATAGGCACACCGGGAGCCAGTCAG ACCCCCTGGCAGAGGTTAGTGCGGAGAATGACGCGCTTCTTCACCACCGTGGACTTTGATTCGTCCTTTGCTGCCTTGAGAGATGCCTGCATCAGCGAGGGTTTCACCATCAAGCACACTTGCACCAACGAG GTAACGCTGAGCACATTGGACAAACGCAACAATAAGCTCATCTTCAAAGTCCATTTGCTAGCGATGAACCAGAGAGTATTACTGGACTTCAGGCTGTCTAAG GGTGATGGCCTGGAGTTCAAACGTCTCTTTCTGAAGATTAAACAAAAGCTGGGCGACATCATCAGCACTCAGAAGATCACACTCCCCATCACATAA